CGTCCCGGCTTTTGATGAACTTTCGTACCGCTTCCGGCGATACCTTCAAGCCGTTGGCCGCGAGCCATTCGCACACCTGCCAATTGGCGTAGCCCTTGGCCTTCAGCTCGAAGATTTGCGCCTGGAAGGGTTCAAGCCGCGAGCGTTTCGCCCGTGGCTGCTGCCTCTTCTCAAACTCTTCTATGTCCATTTTCTGGCCCTTGTGTTGAACCGTTGCCATCTTAGCCGCTTTCAACCGTCAGCACAACCAAAAACAACCGTATGCCAAGCATGATACACCACAAAACAACCATAAGCAACACCAAGCAACGCAAAACAATGTAGCGGCCAACGTGAAAACAACCGCAGAACAACCAAAACACACCACAAGCGGCTAGAGTGTGGCACAATACAGGCACGATAGATATGTTTACATTCCCCTACGGGGAACGCTAACATATCCGTGCCAAAGGGTTCCCCTTTGAAACCCGGCGCTAACGCGCCAGAGCGGCCACGAGGCCGCGCCACCTACGGAGGCCAGTGCATGAGCAGCAAGACAAAGGACGATGCGGAGAAGCTAACCAGGCCGGTTAGCTTTCGCCTGACTGCCGCCGACCATGCCGCCTACTTGGCGAAGGTCGAGGCATCCGGGTTGAAGCCATCCGCGTTTTTCCGCGATGCCGTCTTGACCAACAAAACGCAGATCGTCGCCCGACCGAAGGCCAGCCCGGAGCGGGGCCGACTTGTCTATCTGATGAACAAGACAAGCAACAACATTAACCAGCTTGCGCACCGCGCAAACGCTGACCACCTAGCCGGGGTCATATCAGAGACGACCTATATTCGCATTTTGGCCGAGCTTGAAACGCTGGCTCATTACATGGTATTGGCGGTTAAAAATGCTGATTAGAGTTAGTGGCGGGAAAGATGGTATTGCCGATTATTTAGTTAACGGTCAGAAAGAAGGCCGTGAATTTTCCCGTGACGAGTTGGACGAGCGGGTAATTTTGGATGGAAGATTAGAAAAAACGGATGAAATAATCCGAGGGATGCAAAATGATGGCGATAGATATTTGCATATTACTTTGGCCTTCAAGGAGGAAGTTCTCGACGATGCTGTTCTAAAAGGAATCACCAGCGATTTTAAAAAATTCGCTATGAGTGCATACGATGATGATGAATTTGATTTTTATGCCGAAGCACATATACCAAAAATAAAAACATACGTTAATAAAAAAACAGGCGAATTGGTGGAGCGTAGGCCGCATATTCACATAGTCATACCGCGCGCCAACCTTTTATCCGGCACTTTAATGGAGCCTCTTTGTAAGCCTGTTTTAAATAAAAAAACCGGGCTTATGGAGGTTCCAGAGGGGCAGCTTAAATGGCTTGATGCTTTCCAGGAGAGTACCAACCTCAAGTATGGACTTTCTAGCCCTAAAGATAATCGACGCCTTGAATTCACGGGAGAGAGCGAGATTATCAGTAGATATAAGGGCGACTTGTTCCAGGGCAGTGCAAAGGACTTGAAAGAGCGGATTTTGTCGGACGTACTAGACCGCAAAATATCCGATTACGACAGCTTTAAATCCTTGCTGGCCGAGCATGGTGCGACGCGCACGCGCAACGCGGGCAAGGAAAACGAATATCAAAATGTGAAGCCGGAAGGGCGCGATAAGGGCGTAAATCTTACGGAGCATGTATTCAGCAAAGCATTCATAGAGCTTTCAGACATTGAAAAGCGCCGTGCTCTTGCTGACCGTGGAAGCATAGCTTACGAAGAACAAAAACAACCACGAGCAGCCGCACCGGAGTTAGATGCGACGTTGAAAGAGTGGCACGAAATCCGTGCGCCTGAACTGAAATACATCAATAGCGGAAGCCGCAAGCTATATGCCGCCTATCGTGCCGCCGACCAAGACGGGAAGCGGGCAATTCTGGCCGACAGGGCCGCACGTTTCTACGCCAAACACCAAGAAGCCCGCGCGCATGGCGTAGGCACCTTAAAAACCTTCAATGACAAGGAACCACGCAATGAACGACCAGACTACGACCGAATCAGCACCGAACGAGCCAAGCCAGGACAGCGCGCCGCCGCTGTATATCAGTCCGACCTTGAAAAATCTGGACGCGAAGCACCGCCCCGACCCCTCACCAGCGTGCGAAACCTGTCCGGCGTCGGTATGGTTCAGCACGAGCGATCAACTCAAATGCTTTTGCAGCCGAATGCATCTGATCGTGTGGGACGAGAGCGAGCCGCCGATTCTGAAATGCGACGGGCGCGAACTGGCGATTCTCGCGCTCATGGAGGCCAAGAGCTAGGAGCCGGAAAGCGCAGGAGCGCCGACAGCGTGACCGGCCAGCTTTTGGCCGACCAGCAGGAGCGCGCGACCCAGGCCAAGGCCGCGAGCCTGGCCGAGTTCGCACAGATTAAGCGAGAGCTTGATGCGCGCCGCTTGCTGGCCCACCTCAGCAAGACGCACGGCGTTATCCCCGACAAGTACGAAGTCACCAAGGGCAAAGACGGAGGCGACCGCATCAAGGCCGGTTCGCGCAACCTCAATGTGTCCGACTTCCTCACCCAAGAAATGCGCCTTCCCTTCACCGAAGCCGCGCCGATCTTGCGCCAGGTGTATGCAGCACAGCAGGGCCGCGAAGTGATCGAGGCGAAGTCAGGGCCACGCCGCGAGCTTTGGGAAGCCTTCCGCAAGGCGCAGCCCGACCAGGCCGAGCAGAACGCCAAGGAGAGGCAAGCGCAGCGCAACCATGCAAAGGAACGGCTTGATGCGATCAAAGCCGATTGCAAGAAAAAGTGCCGCGAAATCGACAGCGACAGCACCAGAACAGGCAAAGAAAAAAAAGCCGCGAAGTCCATAGCTCGGATGGAGCGCGTTACCAAGGAAATGGCCTTGCGTGAGGCCGTGACTGCCGAACGTCAACAACTCAAAGAGAAGCACCGCCAGCCCTATCAAGAGCGTTACCGCGCCTTCCTGGCCGAGCGCGCGAACAAGGGCGATGAAAACGCCCTTGCCGAACTTCGCCGCCAGCGTGATGCAAGCCCGGCACCGACCGGGCCGAACAGCATCGAGGGCGTGAGCCACAAGCGCGACGAGAAGGACAGGGCCGCGCACCTGGCGCGCGCACTGGCCTACAGCATCGACCGCGCGGGCAATGTCACCTATTACGCCGACCAGACCAAGCGCCGCGCGCTTGTCATCGACTCGGGCCAGCGCGTGACCGTGGCCGCAGCCAAAGACAGCCAGGCCGTGGAAACCGGCTTGCGCCTGGCCGTGCAGAAGTTCGGCCCCGGTTTGAAGATCGAGGGCAGCGACGAATTCAAGCGCCAGGTGATCGAAGCGGCCTTGAAGACCGGCCTTCGCGTGGAGTTCGACAGCAAGGCCATGAACGACGAATTGACACGCCGCCGCGCAGAGCGCGACGACTTGCAAGCCCGCGGCAAAGCCTTCATTGCCAGCGAGAGAGAGAAAGCAGAGCAGACGAAGGCACCGAAGCAACCGACCCCGGAGAAGACACCGGAGCCGGAGCGCACACAGCAACCCGAACCCGAGCGCCGGAAGCCGCGCGGACATGAACGATAGGAGAAGCAACCATGCAGCACACCAACCAGGCCGACCCGGTGGCCGACAGCAAGCGCGAGTTTTCGCGCGCCGTGGACGACATCAAGGCGGGCATTCTGGCCGCTGGCGAACCGCGCCCGGAGTGGACGCAGGACGAGGCCATAGCCTTTGAATGCGCGCGCGAAGTCATCACCGACATGATGGCAATTTCCACGGGGCGCATTGCCGATGAAATGGAGAAGGAAGCGCCGGACGCCGACCGCCTGGCCGCGTTGCGCGCCGACCGCTCCAAGCTGGCCCAGGAGCGCGCCGCGCTCCATGTTGGAGACCATGCCGACATTGCCCGCATTCGCACCGACTACGGGGCAACCGTGCGCGCCTGGCGCGCTGAACACACCAAGGGGGAAAACTGATGGAAGCTATAGGAATATTCGGGCCGCTGCTGGTCGTGCTGTTGGTCAATCTGACCCTTGGCACAGTCTCCAAAACGCTGGCAAGCGTGGTGACGTGGGCCATTGTCATTGCGCCTGTTGTCTGGAGCCTCAACGAGCTACGCAAGGCCGGTAGGGATGCCCTGGCCCCTGCTAATTGGGGCTGGACGTTGAGCCATGTTCTTATCCTGGCCCCTGCTGTTCTTGTCGTCTATTGGATGCACACAGATCACCAGATATGGAGCTTGGGCGCGCTGCTGGTCTATGGCTTCCTGGCAAAAGGGGCTTGGCTGTCCATGCTGCAAAGCCTCAAGTTTTCGGGAGCCGGAGGCGGGGCAGGGGATGAAGTGGTGCGCCGTGGTTCGCGCGTGATCGAGGCCGACGAACTGGACGCGCGCACGTCCGACCGCAAGCGCCGTGATGATGCTGATGTGACCATCGGAGGCGTGACCATCCCGCGCATGTTGGAGGCCCAACACTTCCTAATTTCCGGCACCACGGGCGCGGGCAAAACACAGGTCATCAATGGGATGCTTCGCAGCATCCGCAAGCGTGGAAACCGCGCCGTCATCGCTGACCCCGCAGGCGGTTTTTATGCCCGCTTCGGCCAGCCTGGCGACTTGCTTTTTAACCCCTTCGACCGCCGCACCGTCGATTGGTCGCCCTTCGCTGAAATCCGCGCTGACTACGATTGCGAGCGCATCGCCAAGGCGATCATTCCCGACTTGGACGGAGGCGAAAGCGCGCAATGGCAACTGTTCGCGCAAACGCTACTCGCCAAGGCCATGCTATCCATGCACCGCAACGGCGAACGCTCCATGAAGCGCCTCATGCACTGGATGGCAAGCGCCGACCAGAAGGAGCTAGAGCCGCTTTTGTCCGGCACCGCCGCCGCCGTCATGTGCCAAAAGGGCAATGACAAGATGCTGAACAACACGCGGGCAACGATGCTGCCTTACCTCAGCATCTTTGACTATCTGCCCGACGAAGGCCAGTTTTCAATCCGTCAATTCATTCAAGAGGATTGGCGCGACAACTGGCTATTCATCACCTACCGCGATGACCAAATGGGGATGCTTCGCAACCTCGTGGCCACGGCTTTGGAAATGGCACTGGTGGAGGGCTTGAGCCTGTCAGAGAACCAGGAGCGGGGCTTGTGGTACGTCATGGACGAAGTGGACTCACTCGGCAAAGTGACCAGCCTTCGCGCTGGCCTGACGAAGCTACGCAAGTACGGCGGGCGCTGTGTGCTTGGCCTGCAAACCGTGGCGCAGCTTCGCACGACCTACGGGCGCGACGAAGCGCAAACCTTGATCGCCAATACATCGGTGAAGTGCATCCTTCGCGCGGGCGACTCTGAAACCGCCAAGAACATGGAAAACGAACTAGGCGAGCAAGAGATTGAGCGAACCCAGGTCAACGACTCGTTCAGTACAAGCGACAACGGCCAGAGCCAGAGCCAAAACACATCCACCCAAGTGGTGCGGCAATCCGCCGTGCTGGCTTCGGAAATCATGGGCCTGCCCGATCTGCAAGGCTTCTTGAAGATCCCCGGCGATGAAATCGCCCGCATCAAGGTTGAGTATGTCGCCATGCCCGACCAGAACCCCGCTTTTCAGTGACCAGGCAGGCGCGATTTTCGCGCCCGCGAAAATTTGACCGACAGGAGAAACGACCATGACAGACCACACCCCGCACCCACTCAGCGGCCACAACCGCCACGGCCTGAACAACATCAATGAAGGGCTTGCCAGCACCTTGGACGGCATCACCAAGGGCTTGGCCGATGTGTTGGGCGACCTTGGCAAAGGCTTGATTGACTTCCTCAACCGCTTGACCTCGGGCGACAAGGACAAGACCCCCAACGAGGCCGAGAAGAAAGACGCCTTCGCCACCTTGAAGACCTGGCACGAGATGGAGCCAGACGACGACAAGCGCCGCGCCGTGGGCAATGCGGCCGACTTCATCAAAGACCAGTTCAAGCCAGCAGAGCAGGGCGCAGACCGCGACAGCGGCCAGCGCGCCGCCAGCGACACGCAGCAGGTACGCGAGCGCGTTATTGAGGTGCCGCAGTACATCAAGGACATGCCCGACTACGAAGCCATCCTGACCCGGCAGCGCGAGCTAGTCGCCCAGGAGCGGGCCACCATGTACCAGGGCTTGCGCAATGAATCGCGCATGGAGGCATACGAAGCCCAGGAGCAAAGCCGCGAACAGAAGGCCGAGCATGAGGCCCGCCAAGACCCTGCCAAGCCAGGCATTGAGAAGGGCGACCCCTACGCCCAAGCCGCCCAGGAGTTGAACGCCAAGCCCTTGGAGCAGGGGCAGGAGATCGAAGGCGAAGTGATCGAGGTAGCCAAGGCAGGCGGGCAAAACTACTACGTCATCGAGCAGGACGGCGAACGCCTGGCCGTGCCGGCGGGCGACAAGCCAGAGCATGAGAAGGGCGACGAAATCACGGCCACCCGCACCCCGGAGGGCTTCGAGACAGGGGAGGCATACGGCTATGGCCGCTGACCCCTTCAAGGCGCGGCAGCAGTTGCGCGCCGACCTGGCCGAGCTTGCCCGGCGCTATGTTGCCGACCACCAGGGCGACGAACTGGACGGCCTCGCCGCCCTTGGTGAAGACCTGCTAAGGCTGGCCGACTGCACCGAGGGCCGCACAAGCTGGCTTGCCTTGCTGACGCGCTTGCAGCGCCTCAGCGGGTAGCCGTTTCGCGGACGCGAAAACGCCCCGCCACTACGTGCAACGGGTGTTATGTCAAGCAACAAGCAAAAATTATTTAGCAGTGGTTCCCATTTTCTTATTATTCGGGTATAGTCTCAATTACTGACAACCACCCCAAAAGGTGACGAAATGGCTATCACTGCTGACACCATCGACCATGTGACCCTTGAACGCCTCGTTGAAGCCGGGGCAGTTCGCGGGGCCAACATCGTGGGCCAGCCTGGCGGCTGGGGCGTCGTCATCCAGTACGGCATGACCGAGCGCGTTCTAGCGGCCAAGCGTGGCGCTATCCGAATCTTCCGCAAGTTTGAAACACTGGTTGCCTACCTCAAGGGCATTGGCATTGCCAAGTACCAGGTAGACGCAAGCCACTTTGACCCCGTTGCGCTCAAGACCGAGCGCAAGCGCACCGACGCCGCCGAGCGCATGAAGAACGCGCACGAAGCCGCCGCCTATAAGGGCTGGCTTACCCAACAGGTGCAAGAAGCGATCGACGACCCCCGCCCCAGTGTGCCGCATAGCGAAGTTGCCGCCGAGTGGGCCACCGAGCGCGCCGCCTTGCTCAAACAGGCCGAGAGCATGGGGAGCTAATCTTGCCGTTATGGAAACCCGCCGCCATTGCCGACCGCAAGCGCATTACCCAATACATCGCCAAGGACAACCCAAGGGCGGCAATTGAAATGGGTGACATGCTGATGCAGAAAGCCGAACAGCTAGACCAGCACCCAACGCTTGGCCGTGTGGGGCGAGTAAAAGGGACGCGCGAGCTTGTCGTGCATCCCAATTACATATTGATTTACAGGATTGTCGCCAAGGTTCCTGAAGTGCTGCGCGTCAAACACGCAGCGCAGAAATGGCCTTGACACAAAAGCGAACGGCAAGGGGTTACGACCCTTGCCGCTCTACCACGAAACCACCAGCAAAGGATACTTTCATGGATACCGCAATTATGAGCCTTGACCGCCAAGAACTCTACAGCTTTTGCGACCTGCTGCCCGAGCCGATCATTGCCCGGCCAGTGGTCACGGCCAGCCGTGGCCGTGGCTTGACCCTGGCGCTTGAATACCAGGGCCAGCGCGTCACGCTGACCGAGGGCGGCAAGCCCTGCAAGTTCGGCTCTGTTGATGCCGTCTTGTTCGAGTTGGACGGAGCGCCCAACGTCGATACCGCCCGCCTCGTGATCGAAGCGGCCAACTACTGGCAGCACTGACATGGACAGCGCCGCCACAAAGAAAAAAGGAGCGCCGAACGGGCATTCGGCACTCCTTAGCCAGTTCATGCGGGTAGCAACCGCGCCCCTTTCGGGGTGTATGGCTTCCACCAATGATAACGCATGTCAAGCAAAAACGCTTGACAAAAAGGAGGCCACGGCAGGCGCAGCAATCGCCCAGGGCTTCCCGGTCATGGTGACAGGAGCCGGTGACGTTGTGGTGATGACCCCCGACGATCTAACCAGGCTTGCGCGCATGTTGCGCGGCCAACTCCCCAAGGAGGCCGCACCGTGAAGACCCTTACCGACCACCTGGCCGCGATACACGCGCGCATCAAAGAGAACGCAGAAAAGAAGCTGGCCGCACAGCCGGAGCTTGATCTAGGCATGGACGACCAGGCCGCGCCGGAGCAGGCACAGCTTGCCCCGGCCAGCGACGCAGACGCACCCAAGGCCAAGCCGCCGAAGGTGCGCCGCGAACGCTCAAAGCTGCTGCCATCCCATCACACAGGCCGCGATTTTTTCTTGTGTGACCTGTTCGACTACGCCATGAAAGATGACGGCGTGAGCATGGAAGCGCCGATTTTCACGCTTGCCACCAAGC
This is a stretch of genomic DNA from Curvibacter sp. AEP1-3. It encodes these proteins:
- a CDS encoding type IV secretion system DNA-binding domain-containing protein encodes the protein MEAIGIFGPLLVVLLVNLTLGTVSKTLASVVTWAIVIAPVVWSLNELRKAGRDALAPANWGWTLSHVLILAPAVLVVYWMHTDHQIWSLGALLVYGFLAKGAWLSMLQSLKFSGAGGGAGDEVVRRGSRVIEADELDARTSDRKRRDDADVTIGGVTIPRMLEAQHFLISGTTGAGKTQVINGMLRSIRKRGNRAVIADPAGGFYARFGQPGDLLFNPFDRRTVDWSPFAEIRADYDCERIAKAIIPDLDGGESAQWQLFAQTLLAKAMLSMHRNGERSMKRLMHWMASADQKELEPLLSGTAAAVMCQKGNDKMLNNTRATMLPYLSIFDYLPDEGQFSIRQFIQEDWRDNWLFITYRDDQMGMLRNLVATALEMALVEGLSLSENQERGLWYVMDEVDSLGKVTSLRAGLTKLRKYGGRCVLGLQTVAQLRTTYGRDEAQTLIANTSVKCILRAGDSETAKNMENELGEQEIERTQVNDSFSTSDNGQSQSQNTSTQVVRQSAVLASEIMGLPDLQGFLKIPGDEIARIKVEYVAMPDQNPAFQ
- a CDS encoding plasmid mobilization protein: MSSKTKDDAEKLTRPVSFRLTAADHAAYLAKVEASGLKPSAFFRDAVLTNKTQIVARPKASPERGRLVYLMNKTSNNINQLAHRANADHLAGVISETTYIRILAELETLAHYMVLAVKNAD
- a CDS encoding antitoxin PaaA2 family protein — protein: MAITADTIDHVTLERLVEAGAVRGANIVGQPGGWGVVIQYGMTERVLAAKRGAIRIFRKFETLVAYLKGIGIAKYQVDASHFDPVALKTERKRTDAAERMKNAHEAAAYKGWLTQQVQEAIDDPRPSVPHSEVAAEWATERAALLKQAESMGS
- a CDS encoding type II toxin-antitoxin system RelE/ParE family toxin, coding for MPLWKPAAIADRKRITQYIAKDNPRAAIEMGDMLMQKAEQLDQHPTLGRVGRVKGTRELVVHPNYILIYRIVAKVPEVLRVKHAAQKWP
- a CDS encoding LPD7 domain-containing protein, with the translated sequence MLIRVSGGKDGIADYLVNGQKEGREFSRDELDERVILDGRLEKTDEIIRGMQNDGDRYLHITLAFKEEVLDDAVLKGITSDFKKFAMSAYDDDEFDFYAEAHIPKIKTYVNKKTGELVERRPHIHIVIPRANLLSGTLMEPLCKPVLNKKTGLMEVPEGQLKWLDAFQESTNLKYGLSSPKDNRRLEFTGESEIISRYKGDLFQGSAKDLKERILSDVLDRKISDYDSFKSLLAEHGATRTRNAGKENEYQNVKPEGRDKGVNLTEHVFSKAFIELSDIEKRRALADRGSIAYEEQKQPRAAAPELDATLKEWHEIRAPELKYINSGSRKLYAAYRAADQDGKRAILADRAARFYAKHQEARAHGVGTLKTFNDKEPRNERPDYDRISTERAKPGQRAAAVYQSDLEKSGREAPPRPLTSVRNLSGVGMVQHERSTQMLLQPNASDRVGRERAADSEMRRARTGDSRAHGGQELGAGKRRSADSVTGQLLADQQERATQAKAASLAEFAQIKRELDARRLLAHLSKTHGVIPDKYEVTKGKDGGDRIKAGSRNLNVSDFLTQEMRLPFTEAAPILRQVYAAQQGREVIEAKSGPRRELWEAFRKAQPDQAEQNAKERQAQRNHAKERLDAIKADCKKKCREIDSDSTRTGKEKKAAKSIARMERVTKEMALREAVTAERQQLKEKHRQPYQERYRAFLAERANKGDENALAELRRQRDASPAPTGPNSIEGVSHKRDEKDRAAHLARALAYSIDRAGNVTYYADQTKRRALVIDSGQRVTVAAAKDSQAVETGLRLAVQKFGPGLKIEGSDEFKRQVIEAALKTGLRVEFDSKAMNDELTRRRAERDDLQARGKAFIASEREKAEQTKAPKQPTPEKTPEPERTQQPEPERRKPRGHER